One window of Saprospiraceae bacterium genomic DNA carries:
- a CDS encoding HAD family phosphatase, producing MLKNIIFDFGNVLVNLDEQATMEALMAVLDPEKMADFFEMALFPFEKGQISEEAFFNRLQRRSKQILEGEYYYSAWNQMILDFPENRIQMLRKLRSKYRLLLMSNINITHLRYIKRMLQLHDQSPEFETLFDKVYLSFECGMRKPELEFFQFILQQEHLIADECLFIDDRQENIDAAIQLGIHTHLHNPADEIARSIHSIL from the coding sequence ATGCTCAAAAATATCATCTTCGATTTTGGTAATGTGCTGGTAAACCTGGACGAACAGGCTACCATGGAAGCACTTATGGCGGTTTTAGATCCTGAAAAAATGGCCGATTTCTTTGAAATGGCCCTTTTCCCATTTGAAAAAGGGCAAATCTCAGAAGAAGCTTTTTTTAACCGTCTGCAAAGACGCTCAAAGCAAATACTCGAAGGGGAATATTATTACAGTGCCTGGAATCAAATGATCCTTGATTTTCCGGAGAACAGAATCCAGATGTTGCGTAAACTTCGATCAAAATACCGGCTATTGCTGATGAGCAATATAAATATTACCCACCTGAGGTATATCAAGAGAATGCTTCAATTGCATGATCAAAGTCCTGAATTTGAAACCTTGTTTGATAAGGTGTACCTGTCTTTTGAATGTGGAATGCGCAAACCTGAACTTGAATTTTTCCAATTCATACTTCAACAAGAACATCTAATTGCTGATGAATGTTTGTTTATTGACGATCGGCAAGAAAATATTGATGCTGCAATTCAATTAGGAATTCATACTCATCTTCACAATCCTGCTGATGAAATAGCACGTTCCATTCATTCCATTTTGTAA
- a CDS encoding RecX family transcriptional regulator translates to MYSTKDKVLKQLQHYCAYQDRSQMEVEQKLKQLRVDPEYTDEIFLELLKDGFINEERFAKSYARGKFRIHHWGKIKITTYLKAKRIGEPLLSIALNEIDPDEYYEQLKIQLQKIYSTYKNKSKAINNLISKGYELDLIYQAADDLKLKAE, encoded by the coding sequence ATGTATTCCACAAAAGATAAAGTACTCAAACAACTTCAACACTACTGTGCATACCAGGATCGCAGCCAAATGGAAGTTGAGCAAAAATTAAAACAATTGCGCGTAGATCCGGAATACACTGATGAGATATTTCTTGAATTATTAAAGGACGGATTTATAAATGAAGAGCGATTTGCTAAATCGTATGCCCGAGGAAAATTTAGAATCCATCACTGGGGAAAAATTAAAATAACAACCTATCTTAAAGCTAAACGAATCGGGGAACCTTTATTATCCATAGCACTCAACGAGATTGATCCGGATGAATATTACGAGCAACTGAAAATTCAACTCCAAAAAATTTATTCCACTTATAAAAACAAATCAAAAGCTATAAATAATCTAATTTCTAAAGGTTATGAACTTGATTTAATTTATCAGGCAGCAGATGATTTGAAATTGAAAGCAGAATGA
- the nadB gene encoding L-aspartate oxidase: protein MIQSDVLILGSGIAGLSTAIQLAEKNPELVIRVVSKTTQEECNTRYAQGGIAAVWDRIKDDFQKHILDTMDAGDDLSDESIVKIVVEEGPQRVQELIDWGARFDKVPNDKDYDLAREGGHSEKRILHYRDLTGAEIERALLEKAASFPNVILLEHYYAIDVITQHHLGYNVTRIMPDIECYGAYLLNLQNLEVETHLAKITVLATGGAGQIYKTTTNPIIATGDGIAMLYRAKGHVENMEFVQFHPTALYQAAGENPAFLISEAVRGFGGILKTKDGQEFMHKYDDRLSLAPRDIVARAIDSELKARGEDFVCLDCRHLDKEEFVNHFPTIYEKCVSIGIDPMKQMIPVVPACHYMCGGIKVDAFGRSSINHLYACGESTCTGLHGANRLASNSLLEAVVFAYRIAEAIAQEISQLKINYKIPEWDATGTAHPKELILITQSIKELKEVMSYYVGIVRSNVRIDRALNRLHLLYEEAEDLYNTTTLSAALCELRNLITIGYLVTRSASMRKESRGLHYTTDYPEKNDFKQSSLL from the coding sequence TTGATTCAATCAGACGTTTTAATATTAGGAAGCGGAATTGCCGGATTAAGTACTGCCATTCAATTAGCTGAAAAGAATCCAGAATTGGTAATCCGGGTTGTAAGTAAAACAACTCAGGAAGAATGCAATACACGCTATGCGCAAGGAGGAATTGCAGCTGTTTGGGATCGCATCAAAGATGATTTTCAAAAACATATTTTGGATACCATGGATGCGGGCGATGATCTTTCAGATGAATCGATTGTAAAAATCGTTGTCGAAGAAGGTCCGCAACGGGTTCAGGAATTGATTGACTGGGGTGCCCGTTTTGATAAGGTACCAAATGATAAAGATTATGATCTGGCACGGGAAGGGGGGCATTCGGAAAAACGAATTTTACATTATCGGGACTTGACGGGTGCAGAAATAGAACGGGCGCTGTTAGAAAAAGCAGCCAGTTTTCCAAATGTAATTCTTCTCGAACATTATTATGCCATTGATGTCATTACTCAACACCATTTAGGGTATAATGTAACGCGCATCATGCCCGACATTGAATGCTATGGAGCTTATTTACTCAATCTCCAAAACCTGGAAGTCGAAACCCATTTGGCAAAAATTACTGTACTCGCAACCGGCGGTGCAGGCCAAATCTATAAAACGACTACCAACCCAATTATTGCTACCGGCGATGGAATTGCCATGTTGTATCGTGCTAAAGGGCATGTTGAAAATATGGAATTTGTACAATTTCATCCGACCGCCTTGTACCAGGCAGCCGGTGAAAATCCAGCTTTTCTGATTTCAGAAGCGGTGCGTGGTTTTGGAGGAATTCTTAAAACCAAAGATGGACAGGAATTTATGCACAAATACGATGATCGACTTTCCTTAGCTCCCAGAGACATTGTAGCAAGAGCCATCGATAGCGAACTAAAAGCACGTGGAGAAGATTTTGTTTGTCTGGACTGCCGACATTTAGACAAAGAAGAATTTGTCAATCATTTTCCAACGATTTATGAAAAATGCGTAAGCATTGGGATCGATCCTATGAAACAAATGATTCCTGTTGTGCCTGCATGCCACTATATGTGCGGGGGAATCAAAGTAGATGCATTTGGTAGAAGTTCGATAAACCATTTGTATGCCTGCGGTGAGTCTACCTGTACCGGTTTGCATGGTGCAAATCGTTTGGCATCAAATTCTTTACTGGAGGCTGTTGTTTTTGCATATCGCATTGCCGAAGCGATTGCACAAGAAATCTCTCAACTTAAAATAAATTATAAAATTCCAGAGTGGGATGCTACGGGTACCGCTCATCCAAAAGAATTGATCTTGATTACACAAAGTATCAAAGAACTCAAAGAAGTGATGTCTTACTATGTGGGTATCGTCAGGAGCAATGTCCGGATTGATCGTGCTCTTAACCGTTTGCATTTATTGTATGAGGAAGCTGAGGATTTATATAATACCACTACCTTATCCGCTGCACTCTGTGAGTTACGAAATTTGATTACCATTGGTTATTTAGTAACTCGATCTGCAAGCATGCGCAAAGAAAGCAGGGGCTTGCATTACACCACAGACTATCCGGAAAAAAATGATTTTAAACAGAGTAGTTTGTTGTAA
- a CDS encoding T9SS type A sorting domain-containing protein has product MNIILTIYWLFNTVLLLSQDNIWPIGKKNEFPIGVDTFGTEFLYFNGNELEHFYIRKFINFASCVSSISLDSKLIYFSNGIHIYNKELDIMENGNDINPGQVQKDFSKEGYPSLNSFFSVFSPGKENEEVDLIHMQQEYQGGKWKDCIGSFLYHTKIDIKANNGLGKVIFKNKIIGRGPFKRGSLAACRHANGRDWWFAINPCNDSLQVYLMSPEGPKIHHFDSLSYKIPEAEGQGVFSPDGRFFAINTNNYKLNQSEIHLFDFNRCTGHYTNHRSWQYSDIPQDHTAGVAISPNSRFMYVISREKIHQYDLWVSDIKNSDVVVATYDGYQDIYGPTVFFTAQLAPNGKIYITGRLPIFNLTIIEYPDLLGKNCNVIQHALPLLFQNTFSMPYYPNFRLGSEKNSNCDSLMVSTKYVSASEKLEINPSPAHSKIYIKNLNDTHIEHIDIINLEGNSIINLQGQSIREIDISTLQAGIYFLRYRTKNSSGIEKFLVD; this is encoded by the coding sequence TTGAATATTATTTTAACCATATATTGGTTATTTAATACTGTACTTTTATTATCTCAAGATAACATTTGGCCAATTGGTAAAAAAAACGAATTTCCAATTGGAGTTGATACTTTTGGAACTGAATTCTTATATTTTAATGGTAATGAACTTGAACATTTCTATATTAGAAAATTCATAAATTTTGCAAGCTGTGTCTCTAGTATAAGTTTGGATTCAAAACTTATCTACTTTTCAAATGGAATTCATATTTATAATAAGGAATTGGATATTATGGAAAATGGCAATGATATTAATCCAGGTCAAGTTCAAAAAGATTTTAGTAAGGAAGGCTATCCATCACTCAATTCATTTTTTAGTGTATTTAGCCCAGGAAAAGAAAATGAAGAAGTTGATTTGATTCACATGCAACAAGAATATCAGGGTGGTAAATGGAAAGATTGCATAGGTTCCTTTTTATACCATACAAAAATTGATATCAAAGCCAATAATGGATTGGGTAAAGTTATTTTTAAAAATAAAATAATTGGAAGGGGACCATTTAAGAGGGGTAGCCTAGCAGCTTGCCGCCATGCCAATGGACGGGATTGGTGGTTTGCAATAAATCCCTGTAACGACTCTTTGCAAGTCTATTTGATGTCTCCCGAAGGACCTAAAATTCATCATTTTGATTCTTTATCTTACAAAATACCCGAAGCAGAAGGACAGGGTGTATTTAGTCCGGATGGCCGGTTTTTTGCAATAAATACGAATAATTATAAGTTGAATCAAAGTGAAATACATCTCTTTGATTTTAATCGTTGTACAGGGCATTATACAAATCATAGATCCTGGCAATATTCAGATATACCACAAGATCATACCGCCGGAGTTGCTATTTCTCCCAATTCCAGGTTTATGTATGTTATTTCACGAGAAAAAATTCATCAGTACGATCTGTGGGTCAGCGATATTAAAAATTCTGATGTGGTGGTAGCAACTTATGATGGATATCAGGACATTTATGGTCCTACGGTTTTTTTTACAGCCCAGTTGGCTCCAAATGGTAAAATATACATTACTGGAAGGCTCCCAATATTTAATTTAACTATAATTGAATACCCTGATTTATTAGGTAAAAATTGCAATGTAATACAACATGCATTACCACTATTATTTCAAAATACATTTTCAATGCCTTACTACCCAAATTTTCGATTGGGTTCAGAAAAAAACAGTAATTGCGATTCATTAATGGTTTCAACAAAATACGTTTCTGCATCAGAGAAATTAGAAATAAATCCATCCCCTGCACATTCTAAAATTTATATTAAAAATTTGAATGATACCCATATTGAACATATCGATATAATAAATTTGGAAGGAAATTCAATAATTAACTTACAGGGGCAATCAATTCGTGAAATAGATATCAGTACCCTTCAAGCTGGAATTTACTTTTTACGCTATAGAACTAAGAACAGCAGTGGTATTGAAAAATTTTTAGTTGATTAA
- a CDS encoding rhomboid family intramembrane serine protease has translation MIRLTEAVKHLIIINVILFLAASTLMGDYKYFLYLFYPESPMFRPWQPITHMFMHGNINHILFNMLTLFFIGPMMENDLGTKRFLSYYLACGLGGAILHILSKFILIHYFGNVEEMNIPVVGASGAINGLFIGLAYLYPNLPMSLMFIPIPIKAKYLALFFIGGDLIWGLSGYNTGIAHYAHLGGALFGFLMLHYWRKKW, from the coding sequence ATGATTCGCCTCACTGAAGCCGTTAAACACCTGATCATTATCAATGTCATCTTATTTTTAGCTGCTTCGACCTTGATGGGAGATTACAAGTATTTTTTATACCTGTTTTATCCAGAAAGTCCAATGTTTAGGCCCTGGCAGCCGATTACTCACATGTTTATGCATGGGAATATCAATCACATCCTGTTTAACATGCTGACCTTGTTTTTTATTGGTCCGATGATGGAAAATGATTTGGGGACGAAACGGTTTTTGTCATATTACCTGGCTTGTGGATTGGGAGGTGCGATTTTGCATATCCTTTCTAAGTTCATTTTGATCCATTATTTTGGAAATGTAGAAGAAATGAACATTCCGGTAGTTGGAGCTTCCGGAGCTATCAATGGCTTGTTTATCGGATTGGCCTATTTGTATCCCAATTTACCGATGAGTTTGATGTTCATTCCCATTCCGATTAAAGCAAAATATCTGGCCCTGTTTTTTATTGGCGGAGATTTAATCTGGGGACTTAGCGGTTACAATACCGGTATAGCCCATTATGCGCACTTGGGTGGTGCTCTATTTGGATTTTTAATGCTCCATTATTGGCGAAAAAAATGGTAA
- a CDS encoding rhomboid family intramembrane serine protease — MFDSIYKDLNYRIRTGGFWLRVIVLCTLVFIAINLLKGYFSFSNSGFPGEVYYDIINSISLSSDIWHNIKFPWVWITHVFVHEGFFHLLWNMLWLYSLSTIVEDLIGRKRAIIIFFEAAIFGGLFFLLSTLVLPWYQGIEIHAQGASAAVIGLLFAAATISPDYGIRLLLIGNIPIKYLALAVLILDLVFASQNNNSGGHFAHIGGAFWGWAYINLLRKGVAMDSWLDLFSKSASKMQQKRPPVQKRTQFKPTISKEEKMNAILDKIRLQGIEKLSQEEKEFLDQFGKD, encoded by the coding sequence ATGTTTGATTCCATTTATAAGGATCTCAACTATCGGATTCGAACTGGAGGTTTCTGGTTGCGGGTGATTGTATTGTGTACCTTGGTTTTTATTGCAATCAATTTATTGAAAGGCTATTTCAGTTTTTCCAATTCGGGTTTTCCCGGGGAAGTCTATTATGACATTATCAACAGCATCAGTTTGTCATCTGACATTTGGCATAATATCAAATTTCCCTGGGTGTGGATTACTCATGTATTCGTGCACGAAGGCTTTTTTCATTTGCTTTGGAATATGCTGTGGCTATACAGCTTATCCACCATTGTGGAGGATCTGATTGGTCGAAAACGGGCCATCATTATATTTTTTGAAGCGGCGATTTTTGGTGGTTTGTTTTTCTTGTTAAGTACTCTCGTGTTGCCGTGGTATCAAGGCATTGAAATACATGCACAGGGGGCTTCTGCAGCGGTTATCGGACTCTTGTTTGCAGCTGCTACCATTTCACCAGATTACGGAATCCGATTGTTACTGATAGGAAACATACCTATAAAATATCTGGCCTTGGCTGTATTGATTTTGGATTTAGTGTTTGCCAGTCAAAACAACAACAGTGGTGGACATTTTGCACATATTGGAGGTGCATTTTGGGGATGGGCGTACATCAATTTACTTCGAAAAGGAGTTGCTATGGATAGCTGGTTGGACCTCTTTTCAAAAAGTGCGAGCAAGATGCAACAGAAAAGACCTCCTGTTCAAAAGCGTACTCAATTTAAGCCGACAATTTCAAAAGAAGAAAAGATGAATGCCATTTTGGATAAAATTAGATTGCAAGGCATTGAAAAATTAAGTCAGGAAGAAAAAGAATTTTTGGATCAATTTGGTAAAGACTAA
- a CDS encoding endonuclease/exonuclease/phosphatase family protein, translated as MLRFLLSVNIVWSVLCVICYFIVGLDPARFWLFSISSLFIPALFLINILFVLFWVVFQIKNSWLPILTLLIGWTCWQKMFAFGEESSNKKCKQEAISVMSYNVYGLKQLKDTSSSKMQIKKAKFTAFIREHEPDILCVQENNFFSDDIINKTGLYPYFHYLIQHGAAIYSRFPILDKGLVEFGTKTNSCLWVDLLVQGRKLRVYSVHLQSNRIAKELEQITDDEDDKNSEKISTLRKMFRKYKNTAIVRSKQARMLKEHAAQSPYPCLIAGDFNDTPFSYSYKLLVQGRTDSFLKCGNGLGTTYIGALPGLRIDFIIGDTDKVQFCTHRVLHTSYSDHNPILVKSFIKW; from the coding sequence ATGCTGCGGTTTTTGTTATCCGTCAACATTGTCTGGTCTGTACTTTGCGTTATTTGCTATTTTATTGTAGGCCTGGATCCTGCACGATTCTGGTTGTTTTCAATCAGCAGTTTATTCATACCAGCACTGTTTTTAATTAATATTTTATTTGTTCTATTTTGGGTAGTTTTTCAAATAAAAAATAGCTGGCTTCCCATACTTACTTTATTAATTGGATGGACTTGTTGGCAAAAGATGTTTGCTTTTGGTGAAGAATCTTCTAATAAAAAATGCAAACAAGAAGCCATTTCTGTAATGAGCTACAATGTATATGGATTAAAGCAATTGAAAGACACCTCCAGTTCAAAAATGCAAATCAAAAAAGCAAAATTTACTGCTTTTATTCGAGAACATGAACCCGATATTTTGTGTGTACAGGAGAATAATTTTTTCTCAGATGATATTATAAACAAAACTGGATTGTATCCCTACTTTCATTACTTAATTCAACACGGTGCAGCAATTTACTCACGCTTTCCAATACTTGACAAAGGGCTGGTTGAATTTGGAACTAAAACCAACAGCTGTCTGTGGGTAGATTTATTAGTACAAGGTAGAAAGTTACGGGTGTACAGTGTGCATTTGCAAAGTAACCGGATTGCAAAAGAGCTGGAGCAAATTACCGATGATGAAGATGACAAAAACAGTGAAAAAATCAGTACGCTTCGGAAAATGTTTCGTAAATATAAAAACACTGCAATTGTTCGTTCAAAGCAAGCTCGTATGTTGAAAGAACATGCGGCACAATCTCCTTATCCCTGTTTGATTGCGGGTGATTTTAACGACACTCCGTTTTCCTATAGTTATAAACTCCTGGTCCAGGGACGCACAGACAGTTTTCTAAAATGTGGCAATGGACTTGGAACAACTTACATCGGGGCACTACCGGGTTTGCGAATAGATTTTATAATAGGGGACACCGATAAGGTTCAGTTTTGTACCCATCGGGTTTTACACACGTCTTATTCTGATCACAATCCAATACTGGTAAAGAGTTTTATCAAATGGTAG
- a CDS encoding peptidylprolyl isomerase: protein MITSIRKRLWVVTVLMALALVGFIVMDMSSGGSASLFNNPDTVGKVAGQTLSWAEFQNTERVLYANSEVDYFGRKDYMWNQFVEKAILDKEAGYNGIGVSPAEIKELEFGYNLSPVIQRNFKDPNTGQINREQLNTFKQGIEDENLDPRLRDFWLVQEKEVIKDRMYNKLGALVSKSLFMPNFAIERNQFESNFRLDFNYAIIPYQAIPDEEIKIEESDYLEEVNTKKSILKTDEETRSLKYVVLDIIPTAEDSSLAKTAVESKIEGFKTSTNDSSFVVSNLGTWNDAYLTQAELSPALRDTIYKFPNGSVYGPYIDNGEYRIAKVLDKKVIPDSVKSSHILIQVKTREQYVSAVRLLDSLGNLVKTGKARFDSLAMKFSQDQGSAVKGGDLGMVALGRMVKPYNDAIFYSLNKGEIKTILTQFGVHLIQVTDTRFTTNKNAIHLAVIGESILPGETITNSIYDEAQNLIQTNRNLESLEKAIKEGGKYTMELAGNLFLNSYQIPKLGQNSNNTSREMVRWAYAKDTKVGDVSTEVYSLQEEQKKYINKYLIVALSQIQAKGIASYEPYKEQLKGDIIKRKKFEKIKEKVGQIADLTMGLGGYVYTIDTAKDISPFSGYITNLGEESKVVSNCSKLSEGQTSQPIMGEKGVFICKLNKKVIPPVEPNLDPFRAFYVHPAKNVAMSYLMKALQKKNPVKDYRSKFF, encoded by the coding sequence ATGATTACCAGTATCCGCAAAAGACTTTGGGTCGTAACTGTCCTGATGGCGCTCGCTTTGGTCGGATTTATTGTTATGGATATGTCCTCCGGGGGATCCGCAAGCCTTTTTAATAATCCGGATACCGTTGGCAAGGTTGCCGGACAAACTTTAAGTTGGGCTGAGTTTCAAAACACCGAGCGGGTGTTGTATGCCAACTCTGAAGTTGACTACTTTGGTCGAAAAGATTATATGTGGAACCAATTTGTTGAAAAGGCCATTTTAGATAAAGAGGCTGGTTACAATGGAATTGGAGTCAGTCCTGCGGAAATTAAAGAACTTGAATTTGGGTATAACTTGTCCCCAGTAATTCAAAGAAATTTTAAAGATCCCAACACAGGTCAAATAAACCGTGAGCAATTAAATACCTTCAAACAAGGAATCGAAGATGAAAATTTGGATCCCCGTCTCCGCGATTTCTGGCTGGTTCAGGAAAAAGAAGTCATTAAAGACCGTATGTATAATAAATTGGGGGCCCTCGTTTCCAAATCTTTGTTCATGCCTAATTTTGCCATCGAACGGAATCAATTTGAAAGTAATTTCCGCTTGGATTTTAATTATGCAATTATCCCTTATCAGGCGATTCCAGATGAAGAGATAAAAATTGAGGAATCAGATTATTTAGAAGAAGTCAATACTAAAAAATCCATCCTTAAAACAGATGAAGAAACTCGTTCTTTAAAATACGTGGTATTAGATATAATTCCAACTGCTGAAGATTCCAGTCTTGCTAAAACTGCCGTTGAATCAAAAATAGAAGGATTTAAAACCAGTACGAATGATTCAAGCTTTGTGGTAAGCAATTTAGGAACCTGGAATGATGCTTATTTAACACAAGCTGAATTAAGTCCCGCATTAAGAGATACGATTTACAAATTTCCAAATGGTTCTGTTTATGGTCCTTATATAGATAATGGTGAATACCGGATTGCAAAAGTGTTGGATAAAAAAGTAATTCCAGATTCTGTAAAGTCAAGTCATATATTAATTCAGGTTAAAACCCGGGAGCAATATGTTTCTGCTGTTCGTTTATTAGACAGTCTGGGGAATTTAGTTAAAACCGGAAAAGCACGTTTTGATTCTTTGGCTATGAAATTCAGTCAAGACCAGGGATCTGCCGTTAAAGGTGGAGATCTTGGTATGGTTGCACTGGGTAGAATGGTTAAACCTTATAATGATGCAATATTTTACAGTTTAAATAAAGGTGAAATCAAAACCATTCTTACACAATTTGGAGTCCATTTAATTCAAGTTACCGATACGCGTTTTACTACAAATAAAAATGCAATTCATCTTGCTGTAATTGGAGAATCCATATTACCTGGGGAAACCATCACCAACTCCATTTATGATGAAGCACAAAACCTGATTCAAACCAATCGGAATCTTGAAAGTTTAGAAAAGGCTATAAAAGAAGGTGGAAAATATACCATGGAGTTGGCTGGTAATTTATTTTTAAACTCGTATCAAATTCCTAAATTAGGTCAAAACTCAAACAATACATCCAGAGAAATGGTGCGCTGGGCTTATGCTAAAGATACTAAGGTCGGGGATGTCAGTACAGAAGTTTATAGCTTACAGGAAGAACAGAAAAAATACATCAACAAATATTTAATCGTTGCCTTATCTCAAATCCAAGCTAAAGGAATCGCATCCTATGAACCTTATAAGGAACAATTAAAGGGTGATATCATAAAGCGCAAAAAATTTGAAAAAATTAAAGAAAAAGTTGGACAAATTGCTGATTTAACGATGGGTCTTGGCGGCTATGTATATACCATAGATACAGCAAAAGATATTTCTCCATTTAGTGGTTACATCACCAATCTTGGGGAAGAATCAAAAGTTGTATCAAACTGCTCAAAACTAAGCGAAGGACAAACTTCACAACCTATTATGGGAGAAAAGGGAGTTTTCATTTGCAAATTAAATAAAAAAGTAATTCCACCCGTTGAACCAAATTTAGATCCATTCCGTGCATTCTATGTACATCCGGCTAAAAATGTGGCCATGAGTTATCTCATGAAAGCATTGCAAAAAAAGAATCCGGTTAAAGATTATCGAAGTAAATTTTTCTAG
- a CDS encoding SPASM domain-containing protein, which yields MKIKEFKLFIKTFRLQRLWNAGKVFISYYLSNFIKRPIHWGLPIAIAVEPTTACNLRCPQCPSGLRSFNRPTGNLKIQEFKKWLEPIKNKVWAVTFYFQGEPFIHPDVEEGISIAHKFGLYTMSSTNGHFLDKQRAERIIQSGLDRLIISLDGTTQDIYEIYRKEGNLDKVTAGIQNLVTMKRQLNSATPYVIIQFIVMKSNEHQISDLKKLAASLGVDELKLKTAQIYDFENGSDFIPESQVYSRYQKNETGQFQIKNKLKNGCWKLWHAPVITWDGQVVPCCFDKDASHPLGSLKDDNFQTIWNGGAYKNFRKQIWSSRKSVDICKNCTEGTRVWI from the coding sequence TTGAAAATTAAGGAGTTTAAATTATTTATAAAAACATTCCGTCTGCAAAGACTTTGGAATGCAGGCAAGGTATTCATTTCATATTATCTCTCTAATTTTATTAAAAGGCCTATTCACTGGGGACTTCCAATTGCAATCGCTGTTGAACCGACAACAGCTTGTAATTTGCGGTGTCCACAGTGTCCCTCTGGATTGCGGAGTTTCAATCGACCAACCGGAAATCTTAAAATTCAGGAATTTAAAAAATGGCTTGAACCAATAAAGAATAAAGTTTGGGCAGTCACTTTCTATTTTCAGGGGGAGCCCTTTATACACCCGGATGTTGAAGAAGGAATTTCCATTGCACATAAATTTGGTTTGTACACCATGAGTTCTACCAATGGGCATTTTCTGGATAAACAGCGGGCAGAACGAATCATTCAATCCGGTTTAGACCGACTGATCATTTCTTTGGATGGCACCACCCAGGATATCTATGAAATTTATAGAAAGGAAGGCAATTTAGATAAGGTAACAGCTGGAATTCAAAACCTCGTAACCATGAAACGACAATTGAATTCAGCGACTCCGTATGTTATCATACAGTTTATCGTTATGAAATCAAATGAACATCAGATTTCGGATTTAAAAAAACTTGCAGCTTCACTGGGGGTAGATGAACTTAAATTAAAAACGGCCCAAATTTATGATTTTGAAAATGGTTCGGATTTTATTCCAGAATCACAAGTTTATTCCCGTTACCAGAAAAATGAAACAGGCCAATTTCAAATTAAAAATAAATTGAAAAACGGGTGTTGGAAACTTTGGCATGCCCCTGTAATTACCTGGGATGGGCAAGTCGTACCCTGTTGTTTTGATAAAGATGCCAGTCACCCATTGGGAAGTTTGAAAGATGATAATTTTCAAACAATTTGGAATGGGGGCGCTTACAAGAATTTCAGAAAGCAAATTTGGTCCTCCAGAAAATCCGTAGACATTTGTAAGAATTGTACGGAAGGTACACGCGTTTGGATTTGA